One part of the Malus sylvestris chromosome 2, drMalSylv7.2, whole genome shotgun sequence genome encodes these proteins:
- the LOC126582694 gene encoding uncharacterized protein LOC126582694, with amino-acid sequence MFPEIDMFKDVYVRPSNETTKQLHATMMEKSTAVLQEATLQVPPETPIEDVTVPEDVGFQIMTDVLDQNFGRRRGKVVWCMGKAWVRETGASSSRSNTAEVDALKEEVTQLRAEGEQMRAQLRAQGEEMRTFAGTVRDLVQTIQMFGLQISLPAPHLAPPSTSEPPRPADTQ; translated from the exons ATGTTCCCAGAGATCGACATGTTCAAGGACGTTTACGTTCGACCTAGTAATGAGACCACTAAGCAGCTTCAT GCTACTATGATGGAAAAAAGCACTGCTGTTCTCCAAGAAGCAACATTGCAAGTACCCCCAGAGACCCCGATCGAGGACGTCACGGTACCTGAGGATGTAGGTTTTCAGATCATGACTGATGTCCTGGATCAAAACTTCGGTCGTCGTCGTGGCAAGGTTGTTTGGTGTATGGGGAAAGCGTGGGTTCGTGAAACGGGTGCCTCTTCTTCCAGATCGAACACAGCAGAGGTCGATGCATTGAAGGAGGAAGTGACGCAGCTGAGGGCCGAGGGCGAGCAGATGAGGGCGCAGCTGAGGGCCCAAGGCGAGGAGATGAGGACCTTTGCCGGGACGGTGAGAGACCTTGTACAAACCATACAGATGTTCGGCCTCCAAATCTCGCTACCAGCACCTCATCTTGCTCCACCTTCGACCTCAGAGCCACCTCGCCCTGCCGATACCCAGTAG